The Mugil cephalus isolate CIBA_MC_2020 chromosome 11, CIBA_Mcephalus_1.1, whole genome shotgun sequence genome includes a window with the following:
- the casp2 gene encoding caspase-2 isoform X4: protein MLECGMVKRDKQALRRCSAVLCKELVVDELLIQSLQADDILTEAMAEGILAEQTSQKRSWRLLLLLPKRGPRAFSSFCSALRETEQQHLLDLLSQSPPKDGRETHADSASCSQSIQPEEEPGGKAGRRVMERTERKREGFADSSLPFSTQEGVAAKRPKTHESMEFSLDADSPINTPVLPCTPDFYLSHCQQSYRMNSTPRGFALVISNVTFDPCAAPDLDPRKGGEVDDEVLRKVFTELDYLVSVHRDLTAQGMKTCIENFCRRPEHRTVDSCVVCLLSHGVEGAIYGTDGQLLQLDWVFEAFDNAHCPLLQNKPKMFFIQACRGDEMDCGVEQIDGPVRTCSPSCEQRDAGREGQGDADSRQRGDLGRPRIKLPQRSDMICGFASLKGQRICTAAMRNTKRGSWFIQELNTALRHRSRDTHLADIMVQVNGRIKEREGYAPGTAHHRCKEMSEFTSSLCKDLYLFPKYQPQY, encoded by the exons ATGTTGGAGTGTGGCATGGTGAAGCGGGACAAGCAGGCTCTTCGGAGATGCTCTGCGGTTCTCTGTAAAGAGCTGGTGGTGGATGAGCTGCTCATTCAGTCACTACAGGCAGATGACATCCTAACAGAGGCCATGGCGGAGGGCATCCTG GCAGAGCAAACGTCTCAGAAACGCAGCTGGCGCTTGCTGCTTCTTTTACCAAAGCGAGGACCCAGAGCCTTCAGCAGCTTCTGCTCAGCTCTCAGAGAAACTGAGCAGCAGCACCTGTTAGACCTGCTCAGTCAATCACCGCCAAAGGATGGCAGAGAGACGCATGCAGAC TCTGCTTCTTGCTCACAGAGTATTCAGCCTGAGGAAGAGCCAGGGGGAAAGGCAGGGCGACGGGTCATGGAGAGaacagaaaggaagagagag ggGTTTGCGGACTCTTCTCTGCCATTTTCAACACAGGAGGGAGTTGCAGCTAAGAGACCAAAGACACATG AGTCCATGGAGTTTAGTCTAGATGCTGACAGTCCCATCAACACTCCTGTCCTGCCGTGCACTCCTGACTTTTACCTCTCTCACTGCCAGCAG tcGTACAGAATGAATTCAACCCCTCGTGGGTTCGCCTTGGTGATCAGTaatgtgacctttgacccctgcGCTGCTCCTGACCTTGACCCAAGGAAGGGAGGTGAGGTGGACGACGAGGTCCTCAGGAAGGTCTTCACAGAGTTGGACTACCTTGTTAGTGTCCACAGAGACCTCACTGCTCAG GGTATGAAGACATGCATTGAGAACTTTTGCAGACGGCCGGAGCACCGGACAGTGGACAGCTGTGTGGTGTGTCTCCTCTCCCACGGAGTGGAAGGTGCAATATATGGCACAGATGGACAACTCCTGCag CTTGACTGGGTGTTCGAGGCCTTTGACAATGCACACTGTCCACTTCTacaaaacaaacctaaaatgtttttcatcCAGGCCTGCAGAGGAG ACGAGATGGACTGTGGAGTGGAGCAGATAGACGGACCAGTGAGGACGTGCTCACCAAGCTGTGAGCAGCGGGACGCTGGACGGGAAGGACAGGGAGACGCAGACTCCAGACAGAGAGGGGACCTGGGGAGGCCGAGGATTAAACTCCCCCAGCGGTCGGACATGATCTGCGGCTTTGCATCTCTCAAAGGTCAGAGAATTT GCACAGCAGCCATGCGAAACACCAAGAGAGGATCTTGGTTCATCCAGGAACTCAACACAGCACTCCGCCACCGCTCCAGAGACACACACCTTGCAGACATCATGGTGCAG GTCAACGGGCGTATCAAGGAGAGGGAAGGTTACGCCCCGGGTACAGCCCACCATCGCTGCAAGGAGATGTCGGAGTTCACCAGCTCATTGTGCAAAGACCTCTACCTATTCCCCAAGTACCAGCCCCAGTATTGA
- the casp2 gene encoding caspase-2 isoform X2, translating to MLECGMVKRDKQALRRCSAVLCKELVVDELLIQSLQADDILTEAMAEGILAEQTSQKRSWRLLLLLPKRGPRAFSSFCSALRETEQQHLLDLLSQSPPKDGRETHADSASCSQSIQPEEEPGGKAGRRVMERTERKRETSSVEREENSEVSSTSSVPVQASDSSQGPESSFRDWTPVKEEDRKRERQRTKKRERDKQTDGFADSSLPFSTQEGVAAKRPKTHESMEFSLDADSPINTPVLPCTPDFYLSHCQQSYRMNSTPRGFALVISNVTFDPCAAPDLDPRKGGEVDDEVLRKVFTELDYLVSVHRDLTAQGMKTCIENFCRRPEHRTVDSCVVCLLSHGVEGAIYGTDGQLLQLDWVFEAFDNAHCPLLQNKPKMFFIQACRGDEMDCGVEQIDGPVRTCSPSCEQRDAGREGQGDADSRQRGDLGRPRIKLPQRSDMICGFASLKGTAAMRNTKRGSWFIQELNTALRHRSRDTHLADIMVQVNGRIKEREGYAPGTAHHRCKEMSEFTSSLCKDLYLFPKYQPQY from the exons ATGTTGGAGTGTGGCATGGTGAAGCGGGACAAGCAGGCTCTTCGGAGATGCTCTGCGGTTCTCTGTAAAGAGCTGGTGGTGGATGAGCTGCTCATTCAGTCACTACAGGCAGATGACATCCTAACAGAGGCCATGGCGGAGGGCATCCTG GCAGAGCAAACGTCTCAGAAACGCAGCTGGCGCTTGCTGCTTCTTTTACCAAAGCGAGGACCCAGAGCCTTCAGCAGCTTCTGCTCAGCTCTCAGAGAAACTGAGCAGCAGCACCTGTTAGACCTGCTCAGTCAATCACCGCCAAAGGATGGCAGAGAGACGCATGCAGAC TCTGCTTCTTGCTCACAGAGTATTCAGCCTGAGGAAGAGCCAGGGGGAAAGGCAGGGCGACGGGTCATGGAGAGaacagaaaggaagagagag ACGTCCTCAgtagagagagaggaaaacagtGAAGTGAGCAGCACCTCATCCGTCCCAGTCCAAGCTTCAGATAGCAGCCAGGGTCCAGAGTCTTCATTCAGAGACTGGACTCCAGTcaaggaggaggacaggaagagagagaggcagaggacaaagaaaagagaaagagataagCAGACAGAT ggGTTTGCGGACTCTTCTCTGCCATTTTCAACACAGGAGGGAGTTGCAGCTAAGAGACCAAAGACACATG AGTCCATGGAGTTTAGTCTAGATGCTGACAGTCCCATCAACACTCCTGTCCTGCCGTGCACTCCTGACTTTTACCTCTCTCACTGCCAGCAG tcGTACAGAATGAATTCAACCCCTCGTGGGTTCGCCTTGGTGATCAGTaatgtgacctttgacccctgcGCTGCTCCTGACCTTGACCCAAGGAAGGGAGGTGAGGTGGACGACGAGGTCCTCAGGAAGGTCTTCACAGAGTTGGACTACCTTGTTAGTGTCCACAGAGACCTCACTGCTCAG GGTATGAAGACATGCATTGAGAACTTTTGCAGACGGCCGGAGCACCGGACAGTGGACAGCTGTGTGGTGTGTCTCCTCTCCCACGGAGTGGAAGGTGCAATATATGGCACAGATGGACAACTCCTGCag CTTGACTGGGTGTTCGAGGCCTTTGACAATGCACACTGTCCACTTCTacaaaacaaacctaaaatgtttttcatcCAGGCCTGCAGAGGAG ACGAGATGGACTGTGGAGTGGAGCAGATAGACGGACCAGTGAGGACGTGCTCACCAAGCTGTGAGCAGCGGGACGCTGGACGGGAAGGACAGGGAGACGCAGACTCCAGACAGAGAGGGGACCTGGGGAGGCCGAGGATTAAACTCCCCCAGCGGTCGGACATGATCTGCGGCTTTGCATCTCTCAAAG GCACAGCAGCCATGCGAAACACCAAGAGAGGATCTTGGTTCATCCAGGAACTCAACACAGCACTCCGCCACCGCTCCAGAGACACACACCTTGCAGACATCATGGTGCAG GTCAACGGGCGTATCAAGGAGAGGGAAGGTTACGCCCCGGGTACAGCCCACCATCGCTGCAAGGAGATGTCGGAGTTCACCAGCTCATTGTGCAAAGACCTCTACCTATTCCCCAAGTACCAGCCCCAGTATTGA
- the casp2 gene encoding caspase-2 isoform X1 translates to MLECGMVKRDKQALRRCSAVLCKELVVDELLIQSLQADDILTEAMAEGILAEQTSQKRSWRLLLLLPKRGPRAFSSFCSALRETEQQHLLDLLSQSPPKDGRETHADSASCSQSIQPEEEPGGKAGRRVMERTERKRETSSVEREENSEVSSTSSVPVQASDSSQGPESSFRDWTPVKEEDRKRERQRTKKRERDKQTDGFADSSLPFSTQEGVAAKRPKTHESMEFSLDADSPINTPVLPCTPDFYLSHCQQSYRMNSTPRGFALVISNVTFDPCAAPDLDPRKGGEVDDEVLRKVFTELDYLVSVHRDLTAQGMKTCIENFCRRPEHRTVDSCVVCLLSHGVEGAIYGTDGQLLQLDWVFEAFDNAHCPLLQNKPKMFFIQACRGDEMDCGVEQIDGPVRTCSPSCEQRDAGREGQGDADSRQRGDLGRPRIKLPQRSDMICGFASLKGQRICTAAMRNTKRGSWFIQELNTALRHRSRDTHLADIMVQVNGRIKEREGYAPGTAHHRCKEMSEFTSSLCKDLYLFPKYQPQY, encoded by the exons ATGTTGGAGTGTGGCATGGTGAAGCGGGACAAGCAGGCTCTTCGGAGATGCTCTGCGGTTCTCTGTAAAGAGCTGGTGGTGGATGAGCTGCTCATTCAGTCACTACAGGCAGATGACATCCTAACAGAGGCCATGGCGGAGGGCATCCTG GCAGAGCAAACGTCTCAGAAACGCAGCTGGCGCTTGCTGCTTCTTTTACCAAAGCGAGGACCCAGAGCCTTCAGCAGCTTCTGCTCAGCTCTCAGAGAAACTGAGCAGCAGCACCTGTTAGACCTGCTCAGTCAATCACCGCCAAAGGATGGCAGAGAGACGCATGCAGAC TCTGCTTCTTGCTCACAGAGTATTCAGCCTGAGGAAGAGCCAGGGGGAAAGGCAGGGCGACGGGTCATGGAGAGaacagaaaggaagagagag ACGTCCTCAgtagagagagaggaaaacagtGAAGTGAGCAGCACCTCATCCGTCCCAGTCCAAGCTTCAGATAGCAGCCAGGGTCCAGAGTCTTCATTCAGAGACTGGACTCCAGTcaaggaggaggacaggaagagagagaggcagaggacaaagaaaagagaaagagataagCAGACAGAT ggGTTTGCGGACTCTTCTCTGCCATTTTCAACACAGGAGGGAGTTGCAGCTAAGAGACCAAAGACACATG AGTCCATGGAGTTTAGTCTAGATGCTGACAGTCCCATCAACACTCCTGTCCTGCCGTGCACTCCTGACTTTTACCTCTCTCACTGCCAGCAG tcGTACAGAATGAATTCAACCCCTCGTGGGTTCGCCTTGGTGATCAGTaatgtgacctttgacccctgcGCTGCTCCTGACCTTGACCCAAGGAAGGGAGGTGAGGTGGACGACGAGGTCCTCAGGAAGGTCTTCACAGAGTTGGACTACCTTGTTAGTGTCCACAGAGACCTCACTGCTCAG GGTATGAAGACATGCATTGAGAACTTTTGCAGACGGCCGGAGCACCGGACAGTGGACAGCTGTGTGGTGTGTCTCCTCTCCCACGGAGTGGAAGGTGCAATATATGGCACAGATGGACAACTCCTGCag CTTGACTGGGTGTTCGAGGCCTTTGACAATGCACACTGTCCACTTCTacaaaacaaacctaaaatgtttttcatcCAGGCCTGCAGAGGAG ACGAGATGGACTGTGGAGTGGAGCAGATAGACGGACCAGTGAGGACGTGCTCACCAAGCTGTGAGCAGCGGGACGCTGGACGGGAAGGACAGGGAGACGCAGACTCCAGACAGAGAGGGGACCTGGGGAGGCCGAGGATTAAACTCCCCCAGCGGTCGGACATGATCTGCGGCTTTGCATCTCTCAAAGGTCAGAGAATTT GCACAGCAGCCATGCGAAACACCAAGAGAGGATCTTGGTTCATCCAGGAACTCAACACAGCACTCCGCCACCGCTCCAGAGACACACACCTTGCAGACATCATGGTGCAG GTCAACGGGCGTATCAAGGAGAGGGAAGGTTACGCCCCGGGTACAGCCCACCATCGCTGCAAGGAGATGTCGGAGTTCACCAGCTCATTGTGCAAAGACCTCTACCTATTCCCCAAGTACCAGCCCCAGTATTGA
- the casp2 gene encoding caspase-2 isoform X7, which produces MLECGMVKRDKQALRRCSAVLCKELVVDELLIQSLQADDILTEAMAEGILAEQTSQKRSWRLLLLLPKRGPRAFSSFCSALRETEQQHLLDLLSQSPPKDGRETHADGFADSSLPFSTQEGVAAKRPKTHESMEFSLDADSPINTPVLPCTPDFYLSHCQQSYRMNSTPRGFALVISNVTFDPCAAPDLDPRKGGEVDDEVLRKVFTELDYLVSVHRDLTAQGMKTCIENFCRRPEHRTVDSCVVCLLSHGVEGAIYGTDGQLLQLDWVFEAFDNAHCPLLQNKPKMFFIQACRGDEMDCGVEQIDGPVRTCSPSCEQRDAGREGQGDADSRQRGDLGRPRIKLPQRSDMICGFASLKGQRICTAAMRNTKRGSWFIQELNTALRHRSRDTHLADIMVQVNGRIKEREGYAPGTAHHRCKEMSEFTSSLCKDLYLFPKYQPQY; this is translated from the exons ATGTTGGAGTGTGGCATGGTGAAGCGGGACAAGCAGGCTCTTCGGAGATGCTCTGCGGTTCTCTGTAAAGAGCTGGTGGTGGATGAGCTGCTCATTCAGTCACTACAGGCAGATGACATCCTAACAGAGGCCATGGCGGAGGGCATCCTG GCAGAGCAAACGTCTCAGAAACGCAGCTGGCGCTTGCTGCTTCTTTTACCAAAGCGAGGACCCAGAGCCTTCAGCAGCTTCTGCTCAGCTCTCAGAGAAACTGAGCAGCAGCACCTGTTAGACCTGCTCAGTCAATCACCGCCAAAGGATGGCAGAGAGACGCATGCAGAC ggGTTTGCGGACTCTTCTCTGCCATTTTCAACACAGGAGGGAGTTGCAGCTAAGAGACCAAAGACACATG AGTCCATGGAGTTTAGTCTAGATGCTGACAGTCCCATCAACACTCCTGTCCTGCCGTGCACTCCTGACTTTTACCTCTCTCACTGCCAGCAG tcGTACAGAATGAATTCAACCCCTCGTGGGTTCGCCTTGGTGATCAGTaatgtgacctttgacccctgcGCTGCTCCTGACCTTGACCCAAGGAAGGGAGGTGAGGTGGACGACGAGGTCCTCAGGAAGGTCTTCACAGAGTTGGACTACCTTGTTAGTGTCCACAGAGACCTCACTGCTCAG GGTATGAAGACATGCATTGAGAACTTTTGCAGACGGCCGGAGCACCGGACAGTGGACAGCTGTGTGGTGTGTCTCCTCTCCCACGGAGTGGAAGGTGCAATATATGGCACAGATGGACAACTCCTGCag CTTGACTGGGTGTTCGAGGCCTTTGACAATGCACACTGTCCACTTCTacaaaacaaacctaaaatgtttttcatcCAGGCCTGCAGAGGAG ACGAGATGGACTGTGGAGTGGAGCAGATAGACGGACCAGTGAGGACGTGCTCACCAAGCTGTGAGCAGCGGGACGCTGGACGGGAAGGACAGGGAGACGCAGACTCCAGACAGAGAGGGGACCTGGGGAGGCCGAGGATTAAACTCCCCCAGCGGTCGGACATGATCTGCGGCTTTGCATCTCTCAAAGGTCAGAGAATTT GCACAGCAGCCATGCGAAACACCAAGAGAGGATCTTGGTTCATCCAGGAACTCAACACAGCACTCCGCCACCGCTCCAGAGACACACACCTTGCAGACATCATGGTGCAG GTCAACGGGCGTATCAAGGAGAGGGAAGGTTACGCCCCGGGTACAGCCCACCATCGCTGCAAGGAGATGTCGGAGTTCACCAGCTCATTGTGCAAAGACCTCTACCTATTCCCCAAGTACCAGCCCCAGTATTGA
- the casp2 gene encoding caspase-2 isoform X8: MLECGMVKRDKQALRRCSAVLCKELVVDELLIQSLQADDILTEAMAEGILAEQTSQKRSWRLLLLLPKRGPRAFSSFCSALRETEQQHLLDLLSQSPPKDGRETHADGFADSSLPFSTQEGVAAKRPKTHESMEFSLDADSPINTPVLPCTPDFYLSHCQQSYRMNSTPRGFALVISNVTFDPCAAPDLDPRKGGEVDDEVLRKVFTELDYLVSVHRDLTAQGMKTCIENFCRRPEHRTVDSCVVCLLSHGVEGAIYGTDGQLLQLDWVFEAFDNAHCPLLQNKPKMFFIQACRGDEMDCGVEQIDGPVRTCSPSCEQRDAGREGQGDADSRQRGDLGRPRIKLPQRSDMICGFASLKGTAAMRNTKRGSWFIQELNTALRHRSRDTHLADIMVQVNGRIKEREGYAPGTAHHRCKEMSEFTSSLCKDLYLFPKYQPQY, translated from the exons ATGTTGGAGTGTGGCATGGTGAAGCGGGACAAGCAGGCTCTTCGGAGATGCTCTGCGGTTCTCTGTAAAGAGCTGGTGGTGGATGAGCTGCTCATTCAGTCACTACAGGCAGATGACATCCTAACAGAGGCCATGGCGGAGGGCATCCTG GCAGAGCAAACGTCTCAGAAACGCAGCTGGCGCTTGCTGCTTCTTTTACCAAAGCGAGGACCCAGAGCCTTCAGCAGCTTCTGCTCAGCTCTCAGAGAAACTGAGCAGCAGCACCTGTTAGACCTGCTCAGTCAATCACCGCCAAAGGATGGCAGAGAGACGCATGCAGAC ggGTTTGCGGACTCTTCTCTGCCATTTTCAACACAGGAGGGAGTTGCAGCTAAGAGACCAAAGACACATG AGTCCATGGAGTTTAGTCTAGATGCTGACAGTCCCATCAACACTCCTGTCCTGCCGTGCACTCCTGACTTTTACCTCTCTCACTGCCAGCAG tcGTACAGAATGAATTCAACCCCTCGTGGGTTCGCCTTGGTGATCAGTaatgtgacctttgacccctgcGCTGCTCCTGACCTTGACCCAAGGAAGGGAGGTGAGGTGGACGACGAGGTCCTCAGGAAGGTCTTCACAGAGTTGGACTACCTTGTTAGTGTCCACAGAGACCTCACTGCTCAG GGTATGAAGACATGCATTGAGAACTTTTGCAGACGGCCGGAGCACCGGACAGTGGACAGCTGTGTGGTGTGTCTCCTCTCCCACGGAGTGGAAGGTGCAATATATGGCACAGATGGACAACTCCTGCag CTTGACTGGGTGTTCGAGGCCTTTGACAATGCACACTGTCCACTTCTacaaaacaaacctaaaatgtttttcatcCAGGCCTGCAGAGGAG ACGAGATGGACTGTGGAGTGGAGCAGATAGACGGACCAGTGAGGACGTGCTCACCAAGCTGTGAGCAGCGGGACGCTGGACGGGAAGGACAGGGAGACGCAGACTCCAGACAGAGAGGGGACCTGGGGAGGCCGAGGATTAAACTCCCCCAGCGGTCGGACATGATCTGCGGCTTTGCATCTCTCAAAG GCACAGCAGCCATGCGAAACACCAAGAGAGGATCTTGGTTCATCCAGGAACTCAACACAGCACTCCGCCACCGCTCCAGAGACACACACCTTGCAGACATCATGGTGCAG GTCAACGGGCGTATCAAGGAGAGGGAAGGTTACGCCCCGGGTACAGCCCACCATCGCTGCAAGGAGATGTCGGAGTTCACCAGCTCATTGTGCAAAGACCTCTACCTATTCCCCAAGTACCAGCCCCAGTATTGA
- the casp2 gene encoding caspase-2 isoform X6: MLECGMVKRDKQALRRCSAVLCKELVVDELLIQSLQADDILTEAMAEGILAEQTSQKRSWRLLLLLPKRGPRAFSSFCSALRETEQQHLLDLLSQSPPKDGRETHADSIQPEEEPGGKAGRRVMERTERKREGFADSSLPFSTQEGVAAKRPKTHESMEFSLDADSPINTPVLPCTPDFYLSHCQQSYRMNSTPRGFALVISNVTFDPCAAPDLDPRKGGEVDDEVLRKVFTELDYLVSVHRDLTAQGMKTCIENFCRRPEHRTVDSCVVCLLSHGVEGAIYGTDGQLLQLDWVFEAFDNAHCPLLQNKPKMFFIQACRGDEMDCGVEQIDGPVRTCSPSCEQRDAGREGQGDADSRQRGDLGRPRIKLPQRSDMICGFASLKGTAAMRNTKRGSWFIQELNTALRHRSRDTHLADIMVQVNGRIKEREGYAPGTAHHRCKEMSEFTSSLCKDLYLFPKYQPQY; this comes from the exons ATGTTGGAGTGTGGCATGGTGAAGCGGGACAAGCAGGCTCTTCGGAGATGCTCTGCGGTTCTCTGTAAAGAGCTGGTGGTGGATGAGCTGCTCATTCAGTCACTACAGGCAGATGACATCCTAACAGAGGCCATGGCGGAGGGCATCCTG GCAGAGCAAACGTCTCAGAAACGCAGCTGGCGCTTGCTGCTTCTTTTACCAAAGCGAGGACCCAGAGCCTTCAGCAGCTTCTGCTCAGCTCTCAGAGAAACTGAGCAGCAGCACCTGTTAGACCTGCTCAGTCAATCACCGCCAAAGGATGGCAGAGAGACGCATGCAGAC AGTATTCAGCCTGAGGAAGAGCCAGGGGGAAAGGCAGGGCGACGGGTCATGGAGAGaacagaaaggaagagagag ggGTTTGCGGACTCTTCTCTGCCATTTTCAACACAGGAGGGAGTTGCAGCTAAGAGACCAAAGACACATG AGTCCATGGAGTTTAGTCTAGATGCTGACAGTCCCATCAACACTCCTGTCCTGCCGTGCACTCCTGACTTTTACCTCTCTCACTGCCAGCAG tcGTACAGAATGAATTCAACCCCTCGTGGGTTCGCCTTGGTGATCAGTaatgtgacctttgacccctgcGCTGCTCCTGACCTTGACCCAAGGAAGGGAGGTGAGGTGGACGACGAGGTCCTCAGGAAGGTCTTCACAGAGTTGGACTACCTTGTTAGTGTCCACAGAGACCTCACTGCTCAG GGTATGAAGACATGCATTGAGAACTTTTGCAGACGGCCGGAGCACCGGACAGTGGACAGCTGTGTGGTGTGTCTCCTCTCCCACGGAGTGGAAGGTGCAATATATGGCACAGATGGACAACTCCTGCag CTTGACTGGGTGTTCGAGGCCTTTGACAATGCACACTGTCCACTTCTacaaaacaaacctaaaatgtttttcatcCAGGCCTGCAGAGGAG ACGAGATGGACTGTGGAGTGGAGCAGATAGACGGACCAGTGAGGACGTGCTCACCAAGCTGTGAGCAGCGGGACGCTGGACGGGAAGGACAGGGAGACGCAGACTCCAGACAGAGAGGGGACCTGGGGAGGCCGAGGATTAAACTCCCCCAGCGGTCGGACATGATCTGCGGCTTTGCATCTCTCAAAG GCACAGCAGCCATGCGAAACACCAAGAGAGGATCTTGGTTCATCCAGGAACTCAACACAGCACTCCGCCACCGCTCCAGAGACACACACCTTGCAGACATCATGGTGCAG GTCAACGGGCGTATCAAGGAGAGGGAAGGTTACGCCCCGGGTACAGCCCACCATCGCTGCAAGGAGATGTCGGAGTTCACCAGCTCATTGTGCAAAGACCTCTACCTATTCCCCAAGTACCAGCCCCAGTATTGA
- the casp2 gene encoding caspase-2 isoform X5, with amino-acid sequence MLECGMVKRDKQALRRCSAVLCKELVVDELLIQSLQADDILTEAMAEGILAEQTSQKRSWRLLLLLPKRGPRAFSSFCSALRETEQQHLLDLLSQSPPKDGRETHADSIQPEEEPGGKAGRRVMERTERKREGFADSSLPFSTQEGVAAKRPKTHESMEFSLDADSPINTPVLPCTPDFYLSHCQQSYRMNSTPRGFALVISNVTFDPCAAPDLDPRKGGEVDDEVLRKVFTELDYLVSVHRDLTAQGMKTCIENFCRRPEHRTVDSCVVCLLSHGVEGAIYGTDGQLLQLDWVFEAFDNAHCPLLQNKPKMFFIQACRGDEMDCGVEQIDGPVRTCSPSCEQRDAGREGQGDADSRQRGDLGRPRIKLPQRSDMICGFASLKGQRICTAAMRNTKRGSWFIQELNTALRHRSRDTHLADIMVQVNGRIKEREGYAPGTAHHRCKEMSEFTSSLCKDLYLFPKYQPQY; translated from the exons ATGTTGGAGTGTGGCATGGTGAAGCGGGACAAGCAGGCTCTTCGGAGATGCTCTGCGGTTCTCTGTAAAGAGCTGGTGGTGGATGAGCTGCTCATTCAGTCACTACAGGCAGATGACATCCTAACAGAGGCCATGGCGGAGGGCATCCTG GCAGAGCAAACGTCTCAGAAACGCAGCTGGCGCTTGCTGCTTCTTTTACCAAAGCGAGGACCCAGAGCCTTCAGCAGCTTCTGCTCAGCTCTCAGAGAAACTGAGCAGCAGCACCTGTTAGACCTGCTCAGTCAATCACCGCCAAAGGATGGCAGAGAGACGCATGCAGAC AGTATTCAGCCTGAGGAAGAGCCAGGGGGAAAGGCAGGGCGACGGGTCATGGAGAGaacagaaaggaagagagag ggGTTTGCGGACTCTTCTCTGCCATTTTCAACACAGGAGGGAGTTGCAGCTAAGAGACCAAAGACACATG AGTCCATGGAGTTTAGTCTAGATGCTGACAGTCCCATCAACACTCCTGTCCTGCCGTGCACTCCTGACTTTTACCTCTCTCACTGCCAGCAG tcGTACAGAATGAATTCAACCCCTCGTGGGTTCGCCTTGGTGATCAGTaatgtgacctttgacccctgcGCTGCTCCTGACCTTGACCCAAGGAAGGGAGGTGAGGTGGACGACGAGGTCCTCAGGAAGGTCTTCACAGAGTTGGACTACCTTGTTAGTGTCCACAGAGACCTCACTGCTCAG GGTATGAAGACATGCATTGAGAACTTTTGCAGACGGCCGGAGCACCGGACAGTGGACAGCTGTGTGGTGTGTCTCCTCTCCCACGGAGTGGAAGGTGCAATATATGGCACAGATGGACAACTCCTGCag CTTGACTGGGTGTTCGAGGCCTTTGACAATGCACACTGTCCACTTCTacaaaacaaacctaaaatgtttttcatcCAGGCCTGCAGAGGAG ACGAGATGGACTGTGGAGTGGAGCAGATAGACGGACCAGTGAGGACGTGCTCACCAAGCTGTGAGCAGCGGGACGCTGGACGGGAAGGACAGGGAGACGCAGACTCCAGACAGAGAGGGGACCTGGGGAGGCCGAGGATTAAACTCCCCCAGCGGTCGGACATGATCTGCGGCTTTGCATCTCTCAAAGGTCAGAGAATTT GCACAGCAGCCATGCGAAACACCAAGAGAGGATCTTGGTTCATCCAGGAACTCAACACAGCACTCCGCCACCGCTCCAGAGACACACACCTTGCAGACATCATGGTGCAG GTCAACGGGCGTATCAAGGAGAGGGAAGGTTACGCCCCGGGTACAGCCCACCATCGCTGCAAGGAGATGTCGGAGTTCACCAGCTCATTGTGCAAAGACCTCTACCTATTCCCCAAGTACCAGCCCCAGTATTGA